The following are from one region of the Synechococcus sp. CBW1108 genome:
- a CDS encoding fibronectin type III-like domain-contianing protein, producing MELTLCVGNSGQMEAAEVVQVYLEPPGELLERPRRTLAAFRRLTLPAQGQRRLTLAIPMRQLACFDPARDAFVLEAGVHRLVVASHAEDPGLAVDVELQEAVLGP from the coding sequence GTGGAGCTGACCTTGTGCGTTGGCAACAGCGGCCAGATGGAAGCAGCCGAAGTGGTGCAGGTGTATCTGGAGCCGCCGGGTGAGTTACTGGAGCGGCCACGGCGCACCTTGGCAGCCTTTAGACGACTCACACTCCCTGCCCAAGGGCAGCGGCGGCTGACACTTGCCATTCCAATGCGCCAGCTTGCCTGTTTCGATCCGGCGCGGGATGCCTTCGTGCTCGAAGCTGGCGTTCACAGGCTGGTGGTGGCCAGCCATGCGGAGGATCCGGGCCTGGCGGTAGACGTTGAGCTGCAGGAGGCGGTGCTGGGCCCCTGA